One Amycolatopsis sp. NBC_00355 genomic window carries:
- the fahA gene encoding fumarylacetoacetase, translating to MTVTWLELADDTPFGLDNLPYGVFSVGGAPERRIGVPVGDQVLDLTAAAAETAASFAPLLTSGVLNPLLAAGPATWREVRESVREWLTEPRYAGRLRPHLVPLAEVTTHLAIEVADYVDFYSSEHHALNAGKIFRPDAVELPPNWKHLPIGYHGRAGTVVASGTPVVRPNGQRKPRNADAPAFGPSQRLDIEAEVGFVVGVPSTLGTAVSTEDFAAHVFGVCLVNDWSARDLQAWEYQPLGPFLAKSFATSVSPWIVPLDALEHARVAGPPQDPEPFEYLRTSEKWGLDLAMEVRLNGHLVSSPPFATQYWTAAQQLAHLTVNGASLRTGDLYASGTVTGPEPHQRGSLLELSWGGREPFELPDGTTRTFLEDGDEVAITATAPGPDGTRIGFGEVRGTVVPG from the coding sequence GTGACCGTGACCTGGCTCGAGCTCGCCGACGACACACCGTTCGGCTTGGACAACCTGCCCTACGGCGTGTTCTCCGTGGGCGGGGCGCCCGAGCGCCGGATCGGCGTTCCGGTCGGCGACCAGGTGCTGGACCTGACCGCGGCGGCCGCGGAGACGGCGGCGTCGTTCGCCCCGCTGCTGACCTCCGGGGTGCTGAACCCGCTGCTGGCCGCCGGGCCGGCGACGTGGCGGGAGGTGCGCGAGAGCGTCCGGGAGTGGCTGACCGAGCCGCGGTACGCCGGCCGGCTGCGGCCGCACCTGGTGCCGCTGGCCGAGGTGACCACGCACCTGGCGATCGAGGTCGCGGACTACGTCGACTTCTACTCCAGCGAGCACCACGCGCTCAACGCGGGCAAGATCTTCCGGCCCGACGCCGTCGAGCTGCCGCCGAACTGGAAGCACCTGCCGATCGGCTACCACGGCCGGGCCGGCACGGTGGTCGCGTCGGGCACGCCGGTGGTCCGCCCGAACGGGCAGCGCAAGCCGCGCAACGCCGACGCGCCGGCGTTCGGCCCGTCGCAACGGCTGGACATCGAGGCGGAGGTGGGCTTCGTCGTCGGCGTCCCGTCCACTTTGGGCACTGCGGTGTCCACAGAGGACTTCGCGGCGCACGTCTTCGGCGTCTGCCTGGTCAACGACTGGTCGGCGCGCGACCTGCAGGCGTGGGAGTACCAGCCGCTGGGCCCGTTCCTGGCCAAGTCGTTCGCGACGTCGGTGTCGCCGTGGATCGTCCCGCTCGACGCGCTGGAGCACGCCCGCGTCGCCGGCCCACCGCAGGACCCGGAGCCGTTCGAGTACCTGCGCACCAGCGAGAAGTGGGGCCTCGACCTGGCGATGGAGGTCCGGCTCAACGGCCACCTGGTGTCGAGCCCGCCGTTCGCCACGCAGTACTGGACCGCCGCGCAGCAGCTGGCGCACCTGACGGTCAACGGCGCGAGCCTGCGCACCGGCGACCTGTACGCCTCGGGCACGGTGACGGGCCCGGAGCCGCACCAGCGGGGCTCGCTGCTGGAGCTGTCCTGGGGCGGCCGCGAACCGTTCGAACTGCCGGACGGCACCACCCGCACCTTCCTGGAAGACGGCGACGAAGTGGCGATCACGGCAACGGCCCCCGGCCCGGACGGCACCCGCATCGGCTTCGGCGAAGTCCGAGGCACAGTGGTCCCCGGCTGA
- a CDS encoding VOC family protein codes for MRSRLLAVTFEADDPAEAARFWAGLLGREVVEDDGGVLLPGGEAQLGLRFAPGRAGRLGANRMHLHLTSADLDDQRRTVAAAVGLGGRHVDVGQRPEEAHVVLADPAGYEFCVIEPGNGYLAGCGPLGELTCAGTRRAGLFWSAALGWPPVWDRGEQIAIQSPRGGTKVAWDVWDGTPVAPNRQRFELLPADGDQRAAVDALISLGAARLGVRDDGTVVLADPDGTGFRVRPVESAVTAPGP; via the coding sequence ATGCGTTCGCGACTGCTGGCGGTGACCTTCGAGGCGGACGACCCCGCTGAAGCGGCGCGCTTCTGGGCCGGCCTGCTGGGCCGGGAGGTCGTCGAGGACGACGGCGGTGTGCTGCTCCCGGGCGGGGAGGCCCAGCTCGGCCTGCGGTTCGCACCGGGCCGCGCCGGCCGGCTCGGCGCGAACCGGATGCACCTGCACCTGACCAGCGCCGACCTCGACGACCAGCGGCGCACGGTGGCCGCGGCGGTCGGGCTCGGTGGCCGCCACGTCGACGTCGGGCAGCGACCCGAGGAGGCGCACGTCGTCCTGGCCGACCCGGCGGGCTACGAGTTCTGCGTGATCGAGCCCGGCAACGGCTACCTCGCCGGGTGCGGCCCGCTGGGGGAGCTCACCTGTGCCGGCACCCGGCGGGCCGGCCTGTTCTGGAGCGCGGCACTGGGCTGGCCCCCGGTGTGGGACCGGGGCGAGCAGATCGCGATCCAGTCGCCGCGCGGCGGCACGAAAGTCGCCTGGGACGTATGGGACGGCACACCCGTGGCGCCGAACCGGCAGCGCTTCGAGCTGCTCCCGGCGGACGGCGACCAGCGGGCGGCGGTCGACGCGCTGATCTCCCTCGGCGCCGCCCGGCTCGGCGTCCGCGACGACGGCACCGTCGTGCTGGCGGATCCGGACGGCACCGGGTTCCGCGTGCGGCCGGTGGAGAGCGCAGTGACCGCCCCGGGTCCGTGA
- a CDS encoding class F sortase, translated as MSERPERRSELVRPAGVVVAVVAGLVGVLVGVTFVLTPDASVPAGAPAAGRPAAAAAGAPPAQLWIPELRRTLDHIVDLGRVGGGRREQPGTAAGVGWFADGPAPGSPGVAVLSGHSGFGYTNGAFAGLATLMPGALLVVRDETGHDTRFTVRHTALFPPTEPDSTLVAPEGTGPELRLITSDGTFDRAGVASARVAVYAVPS; from the coding sequence GTGAGCGAACGGCCCGAGCGGCGATCCGAGCTCGTGCGGCCGGCCGGCGTCGTGGTCGCCGTGGTGGCCGGGCTGGTCGGCGTCCTCGTCGGCGTCACCTTCGTGCTCACCCCGGACGCCTCGGTGCCCGCCGGCGCCCCGGCCGCGGGACGCCCCGCCGCGGCGGCGGCCGGCGCCCCGCCGGCGCAGCTGTGGATCCCCGAACTCCGCCGGACGCTCGACCACATCGTCGACCTCGGCCGGGTCGGCGGCGGACGCCGTGAGCAGCCCGGCACGGCGGCCGGCGTCGGCTGGTTCGCCGACGGCCCGGCACCCGGCAGCCCGGGGGTCGCGGTGCTGTCCGGGCACTCCGGCTTCGGCTACACGAACGGCGCGTTCGCCGGCCTCGCCACCCTGATGCCCGGCGCGCTGCTCGTGGTGCGCGACGAGACCGGCCACGACACCCGCTTCACCGTCCGCCACACGGCGCTCTTCCCGCCGACCGAGCCGGACAGCACGCTCGTCGCCCCCGAGGGCACCGGGCCCGAGCTGCGCCTCATCACCAGCGACGGGACGTTCGACAGGGCCGGCGTCGCCAGCGCGCGCGTGGCCGTCTACGCGGTGCCCAGCTGA
- a CDS encoding Ppx/GppA phosphatase family protein produces the protein MRKIEEPGNATVGVLDVGSFSARLVVVPVAGRSLQPVLNHQTRLRLDRELDSHGRLTARGIASVTAAVAAGMTTAYRHGFASVYPLATSSIRDAANSADVVRHVAGETGVELQFLSGRREAELAYLAARRWYGPKAGPLLILDIGGGTVELAAGCGEQATFARSLPMGARSLTRDWLPTERVSGKQVRALRAYALDQATTTLGAADIAGHRTVGCSKVLQQLARLAGARPGKSRDLRLDDLRAWIPRLAAMPTSKRAELPGISRNRAHQALAGAIVAEALLSVAGGQLTICPWSTRDGLLLALRDEAAKGRRRGRVQVA, from the coding sequence GTGCGGAAAATCGAAGAGCCCGGGAACGCCACCGTGGGCGTGCTGGACGTCGGATCGTTCAGCGCCCGCCTGGTGGTGGTCCCGGTCGCCGGTCGCTCGCTCCAGCCGGTGCTCAACCACCAGACGCGCCTGCGCCTGGACCGCGAGCTCGACTCGCACGGCCGGCTGACCGCCCGCGGTATCGCCTCGGTGACCGCCGCCGTCGCGGCCGGCATGACCACCGCCTACCGCCACGGCTTCGCCAGTGTGTACCCGCTGGCGACCTCGTCCATTCGCGACGCGGCCAACTCGGCCGACGTCGTCCGGCACGTCGCCGGCGAGACCGGCGTCGAGCTGCAGTTCCTCTCCGGCCGCCGCGAGGCCGAGCTGGCCTACCTGGCCGCGCGCCGCTGGTACGGCCCCAAGGCCGGGCCGTTGCTGATCCTCGACATCGGCGGCGGCACGGTGGAGCTCGCGGCGGGCTGCGGCGAGCAGGCGACGTTCGCGCGGTCGCTGCCGATGGGCGCGCGCTCCCTGACCCGCGACTGGCTGCCGACCGAGCGGGTCTCGGGCAAGCAGGTCAGGGCACTGCGGGCGTACGCGCTGGACCAGGCCACCACCACGCTCGGGGCCGCGGACATCGCCGGTCACCGGACGGTCGGCTGCTCGAAGGTGCTCCAGCAGCTCGCGCGGCTCGCCGGCGCCCGGCCGGGCAAGTCCCGCGACCTGCGCCTCGACGACCTGCGCGCCTGGATCCCGCGGCTGGCCGCGATGCCGACGTCGAAGCGGGCCGAACTGCCCGGGATCTCCCGCAACCGCGCCCACCAGGCCCTGGCGGGCGCGATCGTGGCCGAGGCGCTGCTGAGCGTCGCCGGCGGCCAGCTGACGATCTGCCCCTGGTCCACCCGCGACGGCCTGCTGCTCGCCCTGCGCGACGAGGCCGCCAAGGGACGCCGCCGCGGGCGCGTCCAGGTCGCCTGA
- a CDS encoding DUF885 domain-containing protein, whose amino-acid sequence MTAVTELADEFVEALYAADPLMPALLGTRPAEPGLPDVTAAAERAHRTQLTEFAERARALDPATLSAEDRVTREVLITSAEDRLAAIDSRMTEFTVTDMFTGPAAMLLTALPMTTVTAGDAAEAQLGRLAAVPEFLRQAARRHTEGLAEGLTPVARLVEGAVAHLDRYLADPAADPLRRQPAPDGEFARRRDELLADVVRPAFAAYREFLVTEVASHGRPDDRPGLSWLPGGEETYARQARLHTTTDRTPAELHQTGLDVIAALAGEYRELGAEVFGTDDLAAIFEHLRTDPTLRWTSGDELLETARAAIARADAEAPKWFGRIPPQPWTVEPVPEEAAPGAPTAYYMRPAADGSRPGIYFANTHQATERFRHSAESTAFHEAVPGHHFQLSTALGLTDLPLLRRIGDFTAYTEGWGLYSERLAEEMGLYSDDVARLGMLTGDSMRAGRLVVDTGLHALGWSRQQAVDFLVEHTPMARVEIEAEVDRYIAWPGQALAYMVGRLEIQRIRAGAERRLGARFDIRAFHDVVLAGGALPLSVLAAVVDEWVAGHGDTADALADELVELTFEHDPLLRSVLGLPGDNDRLADQTRAAQERFRAAYTGLAARARALPAAKLTPQEAVTREVVVAAAEVEADRLASRMTDLAVSTGFTAPALGLLMLLPYYKLDDEPKARGYLARLAAIEPFLAALTERQRESLADGLVPPAHLARVGVEYLERYLGSPGTDPLKVATTASVEGFEAERDRLLAEVVHPAYARYRDFLRTEIEPVGRPETAPGIGHVPGGAERYAAMIRAETTTERTARDLHDTGLALIGQLAGEYRELGGKVFGTTDLGEIFERLRTDPDLRWRDGEELLAGARDAIARAEAVAPQWFSRIPAEKCEVAPVPEADAASGTIAYYLQPSLDGSRPGTYYANTYEADQRPRFTSEAIAFHEAVPGHHFQLSLAQELENVPLLRRIAMFNAYAEGWGLYTERLADEMGLYSDDVSRFGMLTQDSMRAGRLVVDTGLHALGWSRQQAIDYLVEHTPMARLEIEAEVDRYTAWPGQALGYMVGRLEIQRLRAEAEQALGEGFDIRGFHEVVLGHGMLPLTALAKVVSDWVAAGAGDTPDSLADELVAVNFEREPLYPSVFGLPGDPAKLGDPSAAALAGFRARYAGIAARAEALDPAGLPAAARITRDVVISQANTEIDLLDSRRADIAVSDGLDAPALSLLMYLPQTVLDDEPKVRGYLTRLAGLGDLLDAITVRQRAAVAEGFVPPEFLVRIGIGYVERYLGAPEKDPLKVTPSYALEGFEAERDRLLAEVVHPAYERYRAFLADEVAPVARPETSPGIGQLPGGAERYAALIRAETTTERTAQDLHDTGLEIIGKLAGEYRELGGKLFGTTDLAEIFDRIRTDPALRWRDGEELLEGARTAITRAEAVAPQWFSRVPAQQCGVAPVPEAEAASGTIAYYLEPSLDGTRPGVYYANTHEAEKRPRFTSEAIAFHEAVPGHHFQLCLAQELENVPLLRIIAHVNAYAEGWGLYAERLADEMGLYSDDVSRLGMLTQDSMRAGRLVVDTGLHALGWSRQQAVDYLVEHTPMARLEIEAEIDRYAANPGQALGYMVGRLEIQRLRAEAEQALGAAFDIREFHDVVLGNGTLPLPVLATAVADWVTAGSARDEE is encoded by the coding sequence ATGACCGCGGTCACCGAACTCGCCGACGAGTTCGTCGAAGCCCTGTACGCCGCCGATCCGCTGATGCCCGCGCTGCTGGGCACCCGCCCGGCGGAACCCGGGCTGCCGGACGTCACGGCCGCCGCCGAACGGGCCCACCGCACCCAGCTCACGGAGTTCGCCGAGCGCGCCCGGGCGCTGGACCCGGCCACGCTGTCGGCCGAAGACCGGGTCACCCGTGAGGTCCTGATCACGTCGGCGGAAGACCGGCTCGCGGCGATCGACTCCCGGATGACCGAGTTCACCGTGACCGACATGTTCACCGGCCCGGCGGCCATGCTGCTCACCGCGCTGCCGATGACGACGGTGACCGCGGGTGACGCGGCCGAGGCCCAGCTCGGGCGGCTCGCCGCGGTGCCGGAGTTCCTGCGCCAGGCCGCGCGGCGCCACACCGAGGGCCTCGCCGAGGGCCTCACTCCGGTGGCCCGCCTGGTCGAGGGCGCCGTCGCGCACCTGGACCGCTACCTCGCCGACCCGGCCGCCGACCCGCTGCGCCGCCAGCCCGCGCCGGACGGCGAGTTCGCGCGGCGCCGCGACGAGCTGCTCGCCGACGTCGTCCGCCCGGCCTTCGCCGCGTACCGCGAGTTCCTGGTCACCGAGGTGGCGTCGCACGGCCGCCCGGACGACCGGCCCGGCCTGTCCTGGCTGCCCGGCGGCGAGGAGACGTACGCGCGCCAGGCCCGGCTGCACACGACCACCGACCGCACCCCGGCGGAGCTGCACCAGACCGGCCTCGACGTCATCGCCGCGCTCGCCGGCGAGTACCGCGAGCTGGGCGCCGAGGTGTTCGGCACCGACGACCTCGCCGCGATCTTCGAGCACCTGCGCACCGACCCCACCCTGCGCTGGACCAGCGGTGACGAGCTGCTGGAGACCGCCCGCGCGGCCATCGCCCGAGCCGACGCCGAGGCGCCGAAGTGGTTCGGCCGGATCCCGCCGCAGCCGTGGACGGTCGAGCCGGTCCCGGAGGAGGCCGCGCCCGGCGCGCCCACGGCCTACTACATGCGCCCGGCCGCCGACGGCTCCCGCCCCGGCATCTACTTCGCCAACACCCACCAGGCCACCGAACGCTTCCGGCACTCGGCCGAGTCCACGGCGTTCCACGAAGCCGTGCCCGGTCACCACTTCCAGCTCAGCACCGCGCTCGGCCTGACCGACCTGCCGCTGCTGCGCCGCATCGGCGACTTCACCGCCTACACCGAGGGCTGGGGCCTCTACAGCGAGCGGCTCGCCGAGGAGATGGGCCTCTACTCCGACGACGTCGCCCGGCTCGGCATGCTCACCGGCGACTCGATGCGCGCGGGCCGGCTGGTCGTCGACACCGGCCTGCACGCGCTGGGCTGGAGCCGGCAGCAGGCCGTCGACTTCCTGGTCGAGCACACGCCGATGGCGCGCGTCGAGATCGAGGCCGAGGTCGACCGCTACATCGCGTGGCCGGGCCAGGCCCTGGCGTACATGGTGGGGCGGCTGGAGATCCAGCGCATCCGCGCGGGCGCCGAGCGGCGGCTGGGCGCCCGGTTCGACATCCGCGCGTTCCACGACGTCGTGCTCGCGGGTGGCGCGCTGCCGCTGTCGGTGCTCGCCGCCGTCGTCGACGAGTGGGTGGCCGGGCACGGCGACACGGCCGACGCCCTGGCGGACGAGCTCGTCGAGCTGACGTTCGAGCACGACCCGCTGCTGCGGTCGGTGCTCGGCCTGCCGGGGGACAACGACCGGCTCGCCGACCAGACCCGGGCGGCGCAGGAGCGCTTCCGCGCCGCGTACACCGGGCTCGCCGCGCGCGCCCGGGCCCTCCCGGCCGCGAAGCTGACGCCGCAGGAAGCCGTGACGCGCGAGGTCGTGGTCGCCGCCGCCGAGGTCGAGGCCGATCGGCTCGCCTCGCGGATGACCGATCTCGCGGTCAGCACCGGGTTCACCGCACCCGCGCTGGGCCTGCTCATGCTCCTGCCGTACTACAAGCTGGACGACGAGCCGAAGGCCCGCGGTTACCTCGCCCGGCTCGCCGCGATCGAGCCGTTCCTCGCGGCGCTGACCGAGCGGCAGCGCGAAAGCCTCGCCGACGGCCTGGTGCCGCCGGCCCACCTCGCCCGCGTCGGCGTCGAGTACCTCGAGCGCTACCTCGGCTCGCCGGGCACCGACCCGCTGAAGGTGGCCACGACGGCGTCGGTCGAGGGCTTCGAGGCCGAGCGTGACCGGCTTCTCGCCGAGGTCGTCCACCCCGCGTACGCGCGCTACCGCGACTTCCTGCGCACCGAGATCGAGCCGGTCGGGCGGCCCGAGACGGCGCCGGGGATCGGGCACGTGCCGGGCGGTGCCGAGCGGTACGCCGCGATGATCCGCGCGGAGACGACCACCGAGCGCACCGCGCGGGACCTGCACGACACCGGCCTGGCGCTGATCGGGCAGCTGGCGGGGGAGTACCGCGAACTCGGCGGGAAGGTGTTCGGCACCACCGATCTCGGGGAGATCTTCGAGCGCCTGCGCACCGACCCGGACCTGCGCTGGCGGGACGGCGAAGAGCTCCTCGCCGGTGCCCGCGACGCCATCGCGCGGGCGGAAGCCGTGGCCCCGCAGTGGTTCTCGCGCATCCCGGCCGAGAAGTGCGAGGTCGCGCCGGTCCCCGAGGCGGACGCGGCGAGCGGCACGATCGCGTACTACCTGCAGCCGTCGCTCGACGGCTCCCGGCCGGGCACGTACTACGCGAACACGTACGAGGCGGACCAGCGCCCGCGGTTCACCAGCGAGGCGATCGCGTTCCACGAAGCCGTGCCGGGGCACCACTTCCAGCTCAGCCTGGCGCAGGAGCTCGAGAACGTGCCGCTGCTGCGGCGGATCGCCATGTTCAACGCCTACGCCGAGGGCTGGGGCCTCTACACCGAGCGGCTCGCCGACGAGATGGGGCTGTACTCCGACGACGTCTCGCGCTTCGGCATGCTGACCCAGGATTCGATGCGCGCGGGCCGGCTGGTCGTCGACACCGGCCTGCACGCGCTGGGCTGGAGCCGGCAGCAGGCGATCGACTACCTCGTCGAGCACACGCCGATGGCCCGCCTCGAGATCGAGGCCGAGGTCGACCGGTACACCGCGTGGCCGGGCCAGGCGCTCGGGTACATGGTCGGGCGGCTGGAGATCCAGCGGCTGCGGGCGGAAGCCGAGCAGGCGCTGGGCGAGGGGTTCGACATCCGCGGGTTCCACGAAGTCGTGCTGGGCCACGGCATGCTGCCGCTGACCGCGCTCGCCAAGGTCGTCTCGGACTGGGTGGCGGCGGGCGCCGGCGACACCCCGGACAGCCTCGCCGACGAGCTGGTGGCGGTGAACTTCGAGCGGGAACCCCTGTACCCGTCGGTGTTCGGCCTGCCCGGCGACCCCGCCAAGCTCGGGGACCCCAGCGCCGCGGCCCTGGCCGGCTTCCGCGCCCGGTACGCCGGGATCGCCGCCCGCGCCGAGGCGCTCGATCCGGCCGGGTTGCCGGCCGCCGCGCGGATCACCCGCGACGTCGTGATCTCCCAGGCGAACACCGAGATCGACCTGCTCGACTCCCGCCGTGCCGACATCGCGGTCAGCGACGGGCTCGACGCGCCCGCCCTGTCCCTGCTGATGTACCTGCCGCAGACGGTGCTGGACGACGAGCCGAAGGTCCGGGGTTACCTGACCCGGCTGGCGGGGCTCGGCGACCTCCTCGACGCGATCACGGTGCGGCAGCGCGCGGCCGTGGCCGAGGGGTTCGTCCCGCCGGAGTTCCTGGTGCGCATCGGCATCGGTTACGTCGAGCGCTACCTGGGCGCGCCGGAGAAGGACCCGCTGAAGGTGACGCCGTCGTACGCGCTCGAAGGCTTCGAAGCCGAGCGCGACCGGCTGCTCGCCGAGGTCGTCCACCCGGCGTACGAGCGTTATCGCGCGTTCCTGGCCGACGAGGTCGCGCCGGTGGCGCGGCCCGAGACGTCGCCCGGGATCGGCCAGCTGCCCGGCGGTGCCGAGCGGTACGCGGCGCTGATCCGCGCGGAGACGACGACCGAGCGCACGGCGCAGGACCTGCACGACACGGGCCTGGAGATCATCGGGAAGCTCGCCGGGGAGTACCGCGAACTGGGCGGGAAACTGTTCGGCACCACCGACCTCGCGGAGATCTTCGACCGGATCCGGACCGACCCCGCCCTGCGCTGGCGGGACGGCGAGGAGCTGCTCGAAGGCGCCCGCACGGCCATCACCCGCGCGGAAGCCGTGGCACCGCAATGGTTCTCGCGGGTGCCGGCGCAGCAGTGCGGGGTCGCCCCGGTACCCGAGGCGGAGGCCGCCAGCGGCACGATCGCGTACTACCTGGAGCCGTCGCTCGACGGGACCCGGCCGGGCGTCTACTACGCCAACACGCACGAGGCCGAGAAGCGCCCGCGGTTCACCAGCGAGGCGATCGCGTTCCACGAAGCCGTGCCGGGGCACCACTTCCAGCTCTGCCTCGCCCAAGAGCTCGAGAACGTGCCGCTGCTGCGGATCATCGCGCACGTCAACGCCTACGCCGAGGGCTGGGGCCTCTACGCCGAGCGGCTGGCGGACGAGATGGGGCTGTACTCCGACGACGTCTCGCGGCTGGGCATGCTGACCCAGGACTCGATGCGGGCCGGCCGGCTGGTCGTCGACACCGGGCTGCACGCGCTCGGCTGGAGCCGGCAGCAGGCCGTCGACTACCTCGTCGAGCACACGCCGATGGCGCGCCTCGAGATCGAGGCGGAGATCGACCGCTACGCCGCGAACCCGGGCCAGGCGCTCGGGTACATGGTCGGGCGGCTGGAGATCCAGCGGCTGCGCGCCGAGGCCGAGCAGGCGCTGGGTGCCGCCTTCGACATCCGCGAGTTCCACGACGTCGTGCTCGGCAACGGGACGCTCCCGCTGCCGGTGCTCGCCACCGCCGTCGCCGACTGGGTGACCGCGGGTTCCGCCCGAGACGAGGAGTGA
- a CDS encoding LLM class F420-dependent oxidoreductase yields MKIGTAVSYSGGFADSVADVVELEKAGLDVVFVPEAYSFDAVSQLGYLAAKTERVQLASGIFQIYTRTPTLTAMTAAGLDFVSDGRFILGLGASGPQVIEGFHGVKYDAPLGRTREIVEVCRQVWRRERVVHEGRHYTIPLPPEQGSGLGKPLKLINHPVRERIPVLLASIGPKNVALTAEIAEGWQPIFFHPEKAADVWGASLAEGKAKRDPALGELDTYVTVALAIGDDVEALLDHVRPVVALYVGGMGARGKNFYNDLACRYGYEAEAKLIQDLYLDGKKEEAAAAVPLELLRAISLVGPAGYVKERLAAFAEAGATTVIVNPLQPGREGRVAAVSQLRELIG; encoded by the coding sequence ATGAAAATCGGGACCGCGGTCAGCTACTCCGGAGGCTTCGCCGACAGCGTCGCCGACGTCGTCGAACTGGAGAAGGCCGGTCTCGACGTCGTCTTCGTGCCGGAGGCGTACTCCTTCGACGCGGTCAGCCAGCTCGGCTACCTCGCCGCCAAGACCGAGCGCGTGCAGCTCGCGTCCGGCATCTTCCAGATCTACACGCGCACGCCGACCCTGACCGCGATGACCGCGGCCGGGCTCGACTTCGTCTCCGACGGGCGGTTCATCCTCGGCCTCGGCGCGTCCGGTCCGCAGGTCATCGAGGGCTTCCACGGCGTGAAGTACGACGCGCCGCTGGGGCGCACCCGCGAGATCGTCGAGGTCTGCCGCCAGGTGTGGCGCCGCGAGCGCGTGGTCCACGAGGGCAGGCACTACACGATCCCGCTGCCGCCGGAGCAGGGCTCCGGCCTCGGCAAGCCGCTCAAGCTGATCAACCACCCGGTGCGCGAGCGCATCCCGGTGCTGCTGGCCTCGATCGGGCCGAAGAACGTCGCGCTCACCGCCGAGATCGCCGAGGGCTGGCAGCCGATCTTCTTCCACCCGGAGAAGGCCGCCGACGTCTGGGGCGCGTCCCTGGCCGAGGGCAAGGCGAAGCGCGACCCGGCGCTGGGCGAGCTGGACACCTACGTCACCGTCGCGCTGGCGATCGGCGACGACGTCGAGGCGCTGCTGGACCACGTGCGCCCGGTCGTGGCGCTGTACGTCGGCGGGATGGGCGCGCGGGGCAAGAACTTCTACAATGATCTCGCCTGCCGCTACGGCTACGAAGCCGAGGCGAAGCTGATCCAGGACCTCTACCTCGACGGCAAGAAGGAGGAGGCCGCGGCCGCGGTCCCGCTGGAGCTGCTGCGCGCGATCTCCCTGGTCGGCCCGGCGGGATACGTGAAGGAGCGGCTGGCCGCGTTCGCCGAGGCGGGCGCGACGACGGTGATCGTCAACCCGCTGCAGCCGGGCCGTGAAGGCCGGGTGGCGGCGGTGTCGCAGCTGCGCGAGCTGATCGGCTGA
- a CDS encoding YihY/virulence factor BrkB family protein, producing the protein MKAVVSRPFRRAGATLARYRERDGDHYAAAMTFFSLLALVPLIMVAVSVAGFVLAGDRLLFAELDRVIAASLPPELGGQVTTVAHTVVGERGRIGILALAVAVYSGWSWISNVRDAVTAMLGQERTPRPLLRGIAADVLALAGVGLAMAVSFGLASLTGAAGAWLLDLVGLTGGFAHVVLVAGSLLLGLAANWLVIAWCLARLPRRALPLRSTLRPAGAAAVGLGAIQQAGGLYLHLLGRSPAVATFGTLVGVLLFGYLIVRWLLMVTVWITVRDEPPPGTLGADVRYAGTTLGAGASAELVVRTLTGR; encoded by the coding sequence GTGAAGGCCGTCGTGAGCAGGCCGTTCCGGCGGGCCGGGGCGACCCTGGCGCGATACCGGGAGCGCGACGGTGACCACTACGCCGCCGCGATGACCTTCTTCAGCCTCCTCGCCCTGGTGCCACTGATCATGGTCGCCGTGTCGGTGGCCGGGTTCGTGCTGGCCGGCGACCGGCTGCTGTTCGCCGAACTCGACCGGGTCATCGCCGCTTCGCTGCCGCCCGAACTCGGCGGGCAGGTCACCACCGTCGCGCACACCGTCGTCGGCGAACGCGGGCGGATCGGGATCCTCGCGCTGGCCGTCGCGGTCTACTCGGGCTGGAGCTGGATCAGCAACGTCCGCGACGCCGTCACCGCGATGCTCGGCCAGGAGCGCACCCCGCGGCCGCTGCTGCGCGGCATCGCCGCCGACGTCCTGGCGCTCGCCGGCGTGGGGCTCGCGATGGCCGTCTCCTTCGGGCTGGCCTCGCTGACCGGCGCGGCCGGCGCGTGGCTGCTCGACCTGGTCGGCCTGACCGGCGGGTTCGCCCACGTCGTGCTCGTCGCGGGGTCGCTGCTGCTGGGGCTCGCGGCGAACTGGCTGGTCATCGCCTGGTGCCTGGCCCGGCTGCCGCGCCGGGCGCTGCCGCTGCGCTCGACGCTGCGCCCGGCCGGGGCCGCCGCCGTCGGGCTCGGCGCGATCCAGCAGGCCGGCGGCCTCTACCTGCACCTGCTCGGGCGCTCGCCGGCCGTCGCGACGTTCGGCACCCTGGTCGGCGTCCTGCTGTTCGGTTACCTGATCGTGCGCTGGCTGCTGATGGTCACCGTGTGGATCACCGTCCGGGACGAACCGCCGCCCGGCACGCTCGGCGCCGACGTCCGGTACGCCGGCACGACGCTCGGGGCCGGCGCCTCGGCGGAGCTGGTGGTCCGCACGTTGACCGGCCGGTAA